The Caloenas nicobarica isolate bCalNic1 chromosome 15, bCalNic1.hap1, whole genome shotgun sequence genome includes a region encoding these proteins:
- the RGS19 gene encoding regulator of G-protein signaling 19, translated as MSRHETSPATVQPASNHRPNACCFCWCCCCSCSWNEDRERAWRASRETKLETIPNCEACTKPTPEEVRGWAQSFDKLMKSPAGRNVFREFLRTEYSEENMLFWLACEELKTECNKHTIDEKARMIYEDYISILSPKEVSLDSRVREVINRKMQEPSSHTFDDAQLQIYTLMHRDSYPRFLNSAIYKSLLQSVSRSSSES; from the exons ATGTCCCGGCATGAGACTTCTCCAGCAACGGTGCAACCGGCCAGCAACCACCGTCCCAAcgcctgctgcttctgctggtgctgctgctgcagctgctcctg GAATGAGGACCGGGAGCGAGCATGGAGGGCGTCCCGGGAGACCAAACTGGAGACCATCCCAAACTGTGAAGCGTG CACCAAACCCACGCCAGAGGAGGTGCGGGGCTGGGCACAGTCCTTCGACAAGCTGATGAAGAGCCCGGCGGGTCGCAACGTCTTCCGGGAATTCTTGCGGACTGAGTACAGCGAGGAGAACATGCTCTTCTGGCTGGCGTGCGAGGAGCTCAAAACCGAGTGCAACAAGCACACCATCGACGAGAAGGCCAGGATGATCTACGAGGACTATATCTCCATCCTCTCGCCCAAGGAG GTGAGCCTGGACTCGCGGGTGCGGGAGGTCATCAACCGCAAGATGCAGGAGCCGTCCTCACACACCTTCGACGACGCGCAGCTCCAGATCTACACGCTCATGCACAGAGACTCCTACCCTCGCTTCCTGAACTCTGCCATCTACAAATCGCTGCTCCAGAGCGTCTCTCGCTCGTCCTCGGAGTCCTAA